Below is a window of Acidobacteriota bacterium DNA.
GAAGGGTGTTAATGGCAAGAATGGGGAGATAATAAGGCTAGAGGATATTTCAGGGTTTGAAGAGCGGTTGAAGGTCCGCCCTGGGCTCACCGGGCTCGCCCAGATCTTCGCGCCTCGAGATGCCCACCATCATTCCAAATTCCGCTTTGACCTCCTCTATGTCAGGAAGATGAACCTCTGGCTCGACCTCTATCTCATCTTTCAATCCTTCTTTATCACCTTCCGCGCCCGCTGGGAATAGTACACTTTTTTCCGCCATTTGTTAATAGCCATTATCAAATGCCCGAGTTGTTTGTATATAGCTATTTACAAATATCCCTACTTTTTAGTAATATAAGCCTGATAAAGGAGATACCTGCATGTTCTATGATCGGGAGTTGAGAAAAGATATAGTAACGTATTTAGAGGGACCGGAGGCTATCATCATTCTAGGTTCTAGGCAGGTCGGGAAAACGACGCTTCTGAAAATGATAATGGAAAGCATAAAGACACAAGAAAATGCATTCTATCTTGACTTGGAAGACTCCAGGAATCTCGACCAGGTAAAAAAGGGTCCGGAGAATCTTATGAGATTCTTGTCTTCCATTGGCGCTTCTTTCCAGAAAAGAAATTATCTTTTTCTAGATGAGATACATTATCTGGATAATCTTTCAAGGTTTATTAAACTCAGCGTGGATCACTATTCAAATAAATTCAAAGTGATAGGCACCGGCTCATCGGCATTGGGTATCAGGCTGAAATTCAAGGAAGCCATGGTGGGAAGAAAACTGATTTTTACACTTTATCCGCTGAGTTTTCGCGAATTTCTTCATTTCAAAGAACGAAAGAATCTTGCTAAGAATTTACCTTCCGAGCCTTTTAAGCAGATAGAGGAAATTACTCGGTTTTTTAAAGAAGATTACGACCAATTCTTTCATGAATTCTTGATCTTTGGGGGTTATCCAAGGATCGCTCTTGAGAGCAGTTTTGAGAAGAAGACAAAACTGTTGGGCGAGATCGTTGACTCTTACATCTACAAAGATATCAGAAGTCTTTTCCATATTGGAAATATCCACAAGTTCAATGATCTTGTCAGAGTCCTAGCAAGTCAGGCAGGTTCCCTGGTGAATGTTTCCGAACTCTCAAGAACAGTAGGAATATCAAGACCAACGGTGATGAACTTTCTTTCCATTCTTGAGAACTCTTTTCTTATATCGATGATTCCTCCTTATTCTAGGAGTCACCGGGTCGAAGTCCGGAAAGCTAGTAAGATTTACTGGCTTGATAACGGATTGCGCAATTACCTTATCAATGATTTGAGTGCTTCACCATCCAGAACGGATATGGGCATTCTTCTCGAAAATGCCGTATTCACGGGTTTGACGAAGAGAAAAAAGGAAATGGACCATCTCTATTACTGGCGCACGAAAGATGTTACTGAAGTAGATTTTGTTTGTGAAAGTGGTAGGGAATTGATTCCCATAGAGGTGAAGACCCATGCACGTATCCATCGCGGGATGAGCAATTTCCTGAAAAAATATAATGTCAAGAAGGGATATATTGCCCATACGGGAGATTTTATGACAGCCGCGATTTCGCATATCCCTGCTTACTGGCTTGCCTGAATTCCTGCAGCGAATAGGTCCCTACCGCAGTCCTTTGGCGAGGAAGTTTATTTTTTTCCGGATTTCATTGTTATCGGGGTTAAGCTTCAAGGCTTTGTTGTATTCCTCATAGGCTTTGAGGATATCGTCCTTTTTCTCGTAGGCTTCGCCCAGCAGGAGATGGACATTGATACCGCTCTCCCGGATCGTCTTGCGGTCAAAACGTCTGAGGATGACTTGCAATCTTGATAGGGCTAGATCGGTTTCTCCATTTTTCAAATGGAGTCTGGCGAGCTGGTAGTGATTTCGGATTTCCTGGCCGTTATTCTCGACGGCCTTTTGCGCGGCTTCTATCGCGCCGTGCAAGTCTCCGCTCTTTTCCATGGCTGAAGCTATATGGTAGTAAACCTCTGAAAGATCTTCAGCCTTCTTTACGTATCCCTCTTTGAGCATCCTCTCCGACAGGATCCTCGTCTCTTCATTCTTCCCGGAAGCAGTGTAGAGCTGACAGAGTTTCCGATAGGGGGCCATCCTGTCTCTTGATAGTCGGAAGTTCTCATTAAAGTACTCTTCGGCATCCTCATAGTTTTTACTATCGAAAAGAAAATCTCCGTACAGGCTCTGCAATTCGGGTTTGTTTTCCAGGATCAAATCTATGACTTCTTCCCGGTCTCTTTCGTACTGGATCTCGGAAAAGATCGTTGCCGAGAGATTCCTGTTAAGGTCTAATGCCTTTCTGAAATATTGTCCGGCCTTTTCTGCCTCCCTCATCTGAAGGAAGTATTTTCCCGCCAGGCTGTTGAGCTGGGCATGGGAAGGGTTCAGTTTCAAAGCGCGCTCTATGTAATGACCGGAAAGAGCATGGGCGTCCTTCATTGAGTCAAGATCGATGAAATCTTTGGCAAAATTCAGGCTGATTTCGACAAGCTGTGTCAGATAGAGCAATGACCTGAAATTCGAGGGGTTGAGAACAAGAGAAGAATATAGAAGCTCAAAGATCTCTCTGATGAGCATCTGATCCTCATCCATTCTCTTCGGCGCATGTGGGTGAAGTATCTCCATGAGTCTGAGTTTCTCGTCTGGACTCAGGGAAAACGCTTCCAGTCCAAGTTCCGAGACTTTCAGGCAATAGAAAGGATTATCCTTTTCTTTCACGCATCCCATCCTTGCCAGGGACAGACTTTCTTCCAGCTTCTTGAAATGGCTCTGCAAGGGACTCTTCTTCTGATTCGGCTTTTTCTTTGATTCTTCCTCTTGGGGGGAGAGGATCTTCAATCGGAGATTGATGAAGGATGCCGTGAGATGCTTCAGGGAGTAGTATCCAAGAGAGATGGCCAACAAAGTCGTCAGAAGGATCTGCAGTAAAAAAAATCTATTTCTGATTTCAAAAACCATTTACAATGATCTTCCTTTCAAGTACACTTTCCTGATTTCCTTTTCCTCCTCCCTCAATGATTATCAAGGCAAGAACGACCGAGAACAGAAGCGCGTTGGAGTAAATATAGAGATTGAAATCAGTGAATTCGTGACCCAATATCGCAATGAATGAAGCCGTCAATCCGAAGAATATAGAAAGTCGTTCCGTTCTATGCTTTCTGATTTTTCGATAAGCTAAGCGCAGGATCAAAATGATGAATAAAGTCACAAGCAGAGCCCCCGCGATTCCTGTTTCTGCCAATATCTGCAGATAGTCATTGTGAGCGAAATCGTATCGGACACCCCAGTCGTGTGAGGAATGAATCAGAAAAGCATATTCAAAAGTTCCAAACCCGGATCCCAGGATCGGGAAATCCGGGAAAATATGCAGGGAATCTTTCAGAGCCGCCATTCTCGTCTTCTCCCCCGAAAGCTCTATGTCTAAAGATTCAAATCCTTCCCTCATCTTTTGAAAGCCATGATTTATGAACGGGGTAGCGATAAGAATAAGGATCAACATGATAAGAGATAATTGTGTTCTTCTTTTCCGGTACCAGAAGATGGCGGAGGAAAAGAGAAAGATCAGGGAGAAAACGCAGACGATGAGACCACTCCTGGAATAAGAGAGGAGAAGTCCAGCAAAGATAATGGATATGCAGAGAAAGACGAGTAAGCACTTCAATTTCAGAGGGTGAGACAGGGAGAGCACTTTCTCGCGAAATGTTTCCGATTTCCATTCGGATTTCTGGATTAGATAAAAGAACAATCCGAGACCGATTGGAAGAGTCATTTCCAGGAATCCGGCAAAGTGGTTCGGGTTGACAAAGGTCCCTGTGGCAGAATCTCGGTTATAGATCTTTTCGAAGAAAAAGATATGCTGGTGGTCGCTTAAGTATTCCAGAAGCCCGTAGAAAGCCTCGAATGTGCCAATCACGAGAAGAGTCTTCAGGATCTTATCAACCTTTTCCCGTGTTTTGAAATGTTCCGTCACCACCAGAAAGACGAGAAAGAAGGAAATGATCTTGAAGAGCATCTCTCTTGTTCTGTAAGGATGGATGGATATGGGTTTCCAGGAGCTTTGTCGCATACTCCATGACGAGTTATCCTTCCCTTGTTTGGCAAGCTCCATATTCTCCTGCACTTTCGCGGCGTAATCTCGCTCCTTCATCAGATTTTTCTTCTGATTGGTTTCCATCTCTACGGAAGTAGCGAGAGCAAAGAATTTTTCTTCAATGCTTTTTATTTCAAGGTTGTGGCCGTCATATCCCGGGATCGCCTCCGCGTAGAGCCAGTAAGTCTTGGGTGAAACAATTCTGAGGATTTTCGGGGGAAGGGGAACAATCTGAAGGATGACAAGAGCAATGAAAAGCAATCCCAGAAGATGGAGTCTTGAAAATTTCGGTATATGGATTGAGAGTTCGCTTCGAGCTTTAATTGAATAAAGGGAAATCTTCAGAAGCCAGAGGAGCGCGATCATGGCGATGAGAATCTGGGCAACGAGAGTCGACCACTGCCGTGCCGAACCCAGGGGCAGAGGAGCCCACAGGATCAGAACGATAAAACCCCAGTCGATGATTGTTTCAAGAGTCTTCAGAGTAGTTCTACAGAGTTATCCACAAGAAATGTTCATGGAAATGCATTCAGGTTTTAAAGACTTTCCTGTTCTTCTTTTTCATTTCCAGGACTTTTTGCTCGGAATCCTCATCATGATAGTAGTGGTAATAATAGTATTTATAATAAGGATACGAGCTCTGGTAGATATCCACATTGTTGATGGTGCAGCCTATGATCTTGGCGTTCACAAGCGACAGCTTTTCCTTGCCCCGGATGGCGGCATCTCTTGGGGTTTTTGCTCCATGGATGACGAGGATGACGGCATCGACCTTCGAGGAGAGGATCGTTGGGTCGGTAACGGAGAGGACCGGCGGTGAGTCGAAGATGATATGGTCGAACTCATCATGCCCCTTCAGGTAATCGAGGAGACTGCTGAAATTCTTGGAGTCGATCAGCTCCGAGGGGTTGGGCGGAATCGGCCCGCTGGTAATGATGGAAAGATTGGGAATGGGGCTATCCTGAAAGATCTCGTTGAAGGCGGCATTACCACTCAGGTAGTTAGAGATTCCCATTGTGTTCTTCAGACCGAGAATCTTATGGATCCTTGGCTTTCGCAGGTCGGTATCGATGAGAAGGATCCTCTTGCCTATCTGCGTGAATGTCACTGCCAGATTCAGTGAAACAAAGGTTTTCCCCTCCTTGGGCTGATTGCTGGTGATGAGATAAGTCTTCGGCGGGCTATCCGGTGAGGAGAGCAATATGGATGTCCTCAACTCCTTAAACGCCTCTGCCGTCTTTGATTTAGGCTCATGGAAGCAGACCAGATCAATTTCCTTGTCGAGCCTTGATTCAGCTTCCTGAGTCTTTTGCTGAACGGACGATGCTTCCTTGGGAATGATCCCTAGGACGGATATCTTGACGTACTTTTCGACATCCTCAATGGTCTTCAATGTGTTATCAAGATATTCGAAGAAGAAGGCCAGGCCGATGCCGAGCAACAGACCCACAATGAGGCTGAGCGCTATATTTGACCTTTTCTTGGGCTTATAGATACTGTGAGGAGTCTCGGCCCTGTCCACGATCCAGATGTTGCCAATCATGGAGCTTTCTAGGCTGGCCGATATTCCAGTTTCGCCGCTCCTCTTGAGCAGGTCTTCCAGATTCTTCTTCTTGGTCTGGAGATCCGCACTCATGGTGCTGTACTTGATGTGATCTGCCAGCAGATTCTGGGTATCTTTGCTCAATTCGTCCAGTTCTTTCTTTAAGCTTTCTTCGACCTGCAGGGCTTCCAGGTATTCCCTTTTGGCGGCGCTGAGCGCGCTTTTATAGACATGAGTCCTCTCCTGTTCCATCAAATCCTTCGCTGCGGATATTTTTTCCCGGAGCTGAGCCATCTGAGGCCACTCT
It encodes the following:
- a CDS encoding polysaccharide biosynthesis tyrosine autokinase, whose translation is MEDNQERFEEKEINLFDYWNIIYKHRYVVLITLLVLVTTITLWTFMIPPTYKATAQVQIERDIPNVLPFKEVLSMAPSYDDFYQTQYKLIQSRTIARKVIDELDLQENEQFTGKKGFSLMGFLKGLFSSGKDNDADDEPDDSGIVNAFLGGLMVEPIRNSRLVNISYISHSPELAARIANTVAEKYIAFNTESKYRTTTMASDSLEKEIHSLRTEIASLESTMQQFAREHNLYVFEGENQNLMQKSMSQIMQKASEATIQRIERENIYKSIQSSPADALPEIMNSRLIQDLKADISRLEQEYQEKSKKFKEEWPQMAQLREKISAAKDLMEQERTHVYKSALSAAKREYLEALQVEESLKKELDELSKDTQNLLADHIKYSTMSADLQTKKKNLEDLLKRSGETGISASLESSMIGNIWIVDRAETPHSIYKPKKRSNIALSLIVGLLLGIGLAFFFEYLDNTLKTIEDVEKYVKISVLGIIPKEASSVQQKTQEAESRLDKEIDLVCFHEPKSKTAEAFKELRTSILLSSPDSPPKTYLITSNQPKEGKTFVSLNLAVTFTQIGKRILLIDTDLRKPRIHKILGLKNTMGISNYLSGNAAFNEIFQDSPIPNLSIITSGPIPPNPSELIDSKNFSSLLDYLKGHDEFDHIIFDSPPVLSVTDPTILSSKVDAVILVIHGAKTPRDAAIRGKEKLSLVNAKIIGCTINNVDIYQSSYPYYKYYYYHYYHDEDSEQKVLEMKKKNRKVFKT
- a CDS encoding O-antigen ligase family protein; protein product: MIALLWLLKISLYSIKARSELSIHIPKFSRLHLLGLLFIALVILQIVPLPPKILRIVSPKTYWLYAEAIPGYDGHNLEIKSIEEKFFALATSVEMETNQKKNLMKERDYAAKVQENMELAKQGKDNSSWSMRQSSWKPISIHPYRTREMLFKIISFFLVFLVVTEHFKTREKVDKILKTLLVIGTFEAFYGLLEYLSDHQHIFFFEKIYNRDSATGTFVNPNHFAGFLEMTLPIGLGLFFYLIQKSEWKSETFREKVLSLSHPLKLKCLLVFLCISIIFAGLLLSYSRSGLIVCVFSLIFLFSSAIFWYRKRRTQLSLIMLILILIATPFINHGFQKMREGFESLDIELSGEKTRMAALKDSLHIFPDFPILGSGFGTFEYAFLIHSSHDWGVRYDFAHNDYLQILAETGIAGALLVTLFIILILRLAYRKIRKHRTERLSIFFGLTASFIAILGHEFTDFNLYIYSNALLFSVVLALIIIEGGGKGNQESVLERKIIVNGF
- a CDS encoding ATP-binding protein — encoded protein: MFYDRELRKDIVTYLEGPEAIIILGSRQVGKTTLLKMIMESIKTQENAFYLDLEDSRNLDQVKKGPENLMRFLSSIGASFQKRNYLFLDEIHYLDNLSRFIKLSVDHYSNKFKVIGTGSSALGIRLKFKEAMVGRKLIFTLYPLSFREFLHFKERKNLAKNLPSEPFKQIEEITRFFKEDYDQFFHEFLIFGGYPRIALESSFEKKTKLLGEIVDSYIYKDIRSLFHIGNIHKFNDLVRVLASQAGSLVNVSELSRTVGISRPTVMNFLSILENSFLISMIPPYSRSHRVEVRKASKIYWLDNGLRNYLINDLSASPSRTDMGILLENAVFTGLTKRKKEMDHLYYWRTKDVTEVDFVCESGRELIPIEVKTHARIHRGMSNFLKKYNVKKGYIAHTGDFMTAAISHIPAYWLA
- a CDS encoding tetratricopeptide repeat protein, with the translated sequence MVFEIRNRFFLLQILLTTLLAISLGYYSLKHLTASFINLRLKILSPQEEESKKKPNQKKSPLQSHFKKLEESLSLARMGCVKEKDNPFYCLKVSELGLEAFSLSPDEKLRLMEILHPHAPKRMDEDQMLIREIFELLYSSLVLNPSNFRSLLYLTQLVEISLNFAKDFIDLDSMKDAHALSGHYIERALKLNPSHAQLNSLAGKYFLQMREAEKAGQYFRKALDLNRNLSATIFSEIQYERDREEVIDLILENKPELQSLYGDFLFDSKNYEDAEEYFNENFRLSRDRMAPYRKLCQLYTASGKNEETRILSERMLKEGYVKKAEDLSEVYYHIASAMEKSGDLHGAIEAAQKAVENNGQEIRNHYQLARLHLKNGETDLALSRLQVILRRFDRKTIRESGINVHLLLGEAYEKKDDILKAYEEYNKALKLNPDNNEIRKKINFLAKGLR